The following proteins are encoded in a genomic region of Kosakonia oryzae:
- the speA gene encoding biosynthetic arginine decarboxylase — protein sequence MSDDMSSFSPSSAGEQGVLRSMQEVAMSSQEASKMLRTYNIAWWGNNYYDVNELGHISVCPDPDVPEARVDLAQLVKAREAQGQRLPALFCFPQILQHRLRSINAAFKRARESYGYNGDYFLVYPIKVNQHRRVIESLIHSGEPLGLEAGSKAELMAVLAHAGMTRSVIVCNGYKDREYIRLALIGEKMGHKVYLVIEKMTEIAIVLEEAERLNVVPRLGVRARLASQGSGKWQSSGGEKSKFGLAATQVLQLVEILRERGRLDSIQLLHFHLGSQMANIRDIATGVRESARFYVELHKLGVNIQCFDVGGGLGVDYEGTRSQSDCSVNYGLNEYANNIIWAIGDACEEHGLPHPTVITESGRAVTAHHTVLVSNIIGVERNEYTQATPPAEDAPRALQSMWETWQEMHEPGTRRSLREWLHDSQMDLHDIHVGYSSGTFSLQERAWAEQLYLNMCHEVQKQLDPSNRAHRPIIDELQERMADKMYVNFSLFQSMPDAWGIDQLFPVLPLEGLNHAPERRAVLLDITCDSDGAIDHYVDGDGIATTMPMPEYDPENPPMLGFFMVGAYQEILGNMHNLFGDTEAVDVFVFPDGSVEVELSDEGDTVADMLQYVQLDPNTLLTQFRDQVKQTGLDEALQQQFLEEFESGLYGYTYLEDE from the coding sequence ATGTCTGACGACATGTCTTCGTTTTCGCCTTCGTCAGCAGGCGAACAGGGTGTACTACGTTCCATGCAGGAGGTTGCGATGAGCTCCCAGGAAGCCAGCAAGATGCTTCGTACTTATAACATTGCCTGGTGGGGCAATAACTACTACGACGTCAACGAGCTGGGCCATATCAGCGTTTGCCCGGATCCGGACGTCCCGGAAGCCCGTGTCGACCTGGCACAGCTGGTAAAAGCACGTGAAGCACAGGGGCAACGTCTGCCTGCATTGTTCTGCTTCCCGCAGATCCTGCAACACCGTCTGCGCTCGATTAATGCCGCGTTCAAACGCGCGCGTGAATCCTACGGCTACAACGGCGATTACTTCCTGGTTTACCCGATCAAGGTGAACCAGCATCGCCGTGTGATTGAATCCCTGATCCATTCCGGTGAACCGCTGGGGCTGGAAGCCGGTTCCAAAGCGGAATTGATGGCCGTTCTGGCACATGCCGGCATGACCCGTTCGGTGATTGTTTGTAACGGTTATAAAGATCGTGAATACATTCGTCTTGCGCTGATTGGCGAAAAGATGGGCCACAAGGTCTATCTGGTGATTGAGAAAATGACCGAAATCGCCATCGTGCTGGAAGAAGCTGAACGCCTGAACGTGGTGCCGCGCCTCGGCGTACGCGCGCGTCTGGCATCGCAAGGTTCCGGCAAATGGCAATCCTCCGGCGGCGAGAAATCGAAATTTGGCCTTGCGGCAACGCAGGTGCTGCAACTGGTAGAGATCCTGCGCGAGCGCGGACGTCTGGACAGCATTCAGTTATTGCATTTCCACCTCGGTTCGCAGATGGCCAACATCCGTGATATCGCGACGGGCGTGCGTGAATCGGCGCGTTTCTACGTCGAGCTGCATAAGCTGGGCGTCAATATCCAGTGCTTCGATGTCGGCGGCGGTCTGGGCGTGGATTATGAAGGTACGCGCTCGCAGTCCGACTGCTCAGTCAACTATGGCCTGAATGAGTATGCCAACAACATCATTTGGGCGATTGGCGATGCCTGCGAAGAGCATGGCTTGCCGCATCCGACGGTGATCACCGAATCCGGCCGCGCGGTGACGGCGCATCACACCGTGCTGGTTTCTAACATTATTGGCGTTGAGCGTAACGAGTACACGCAAGCGACTCCACCAGCGGAAGATGCGCCGCGTGCGCTGCAAAGCATGTGGGAAACCTGGCAGGAGATGCATGAGCCTGGCACCCGCCGTTCTCTGCGTGAATGGCTGCATGACAGTCAGATGGATCTGCATGATATTCATGTCGGCTATTCCTCTGGCACTTTCAGCCTGCAAGAACGCGCCTGGGCTGAGCAGCTCTATCTGAATATGTGCCATGAAGTGCAGAAGCAGCTCGATCCGAGCAACCGAGCGCATCGCCCGATTATCGACGAACTACAGGAACGTATGGCGGACAAAATGTACGTCAACTTCTCGCTGTTTCAGTCGATGCCGGATGCCTGGGGTATCGATCAACTGTTCCCGGTATTGCCGCTGGAAGGGCTGAACCATGCGCCGGAACGCCGCGCGGTGCTGCTCGATATTACCTGTGATTCTGACGGTGCCATTGATCATTACGTGGATGGCGACGGCATCGCGACTACTATGCCGATGCCGGAATACGATCCGGAGAACCCGCCAATGCTGGGCTTCTTTATGGTGGGCGCGTACCAGGAGATCCTCGGTAACATGCATAACCTGTTTGGTGATACCGAAGCGGTTGACGTGTTTGTCTTCCCGGATGGCAGTGTGGAAGTTGAACTGTCTGACGAAGGGGATACGGTGGCGGATATGTTGCAGTATGTGCAGCTCGATCCGAATACGTTACTGACGCAGTTCCGCGATCAGGTGAAGCAGACCGGTCTGGACGAAGCGCTGCAACAGCAGTTCCTCGAAGAGTTCGAATCGGGTCTCTACGGTTACACCTATCTGGAAGACGAATAA
- the tkt gene encoding transketolase — MSSRKELANAIRALSMDAVQKAKSGHPGAPMGMADIAEVLWRDFLNHNPTNPAWADRDRFVLSNGHGSMLIYSLLHLTGYDLPMSELQNFRQLHSKTPGHPEVGYTAGVETTTGPLGQGIANAVGMAIAEKTLAAQFNRPGHDIVDHFTYAFMGDGCMMEGISHEACSLAGTLKLGKLIAFYDDNGISIDGHVEGWFTDDTAKRFEAYGWHVVRGIDGHDADAIKRAVEEARAVTDKPSLLMCKTIIGFGSPNKAGTHDSHGAPLGDAEIALTREALGWKYAPFEIPSEIYAQWDAKEAGQAKEAAWNDKFAAYAKAFPQEAAEFTRRMKGELPSDFDAKAQAFVEKLQANPAKIASRKASQNAIEAFGPLLPEFLGGSADLAPSNLTLWSGSKAINEDTAGNYIHYGVREFGMTAIANGISLHGGFLPYTSTFLMFVEYARNAVRMAALMKQRQVLVYTHDSIGLGEDGPTHQPVEQVASLRLTPNVSTWRPCDQVESAVAWKYGVERADGPTALILSRQNLAQQERTAQQLADVARGAYVLKESAGQPELILIATGSEVELAVAAYEKLTAEGVKARVVSMPSTDTFDKQDAAYRESVLPKAVSARVAIEAGIADFWYKYVGLNGAVVGMTTFGESAPAELLFEEFGFTVDNVVAKAKALL, encoded by the coding sequence ATGTCATCACGTAAAGAGCTTGCCAATGCTATTCGTGCGCTGAGCATGGACGCGGTACAGAAAGCCAAATCCGGTCACCCGGGTGCCCCGATGGGTATGGCGGACATCGCCGAAGTCCTGTGGCGTGATTTTCTGAACCACAACCCGACGAATCCGGCCTGGGCCGATCGTGACCGCTTTGTGCTGTCCAACGGCCACGGTTCGATGCTGATTTACAGCCTGCTGCACCTCACCGGCTATGACCTGCCGATGTCCGAGCTGCAGAACTTCCGTCAGCTGCACTCGAAAACGCCGGGCCACCCGGAAGTGGGTTACACCGCGGGTGTGGAGACCACTACCGGTCCGCTGGGTCAGGGCATTGCCAACGCCGTGGGCATGGCGATTGCGGAGAAAACCCTTGCGGCGCAGTTCAACCGTCCTGGGCACGACATTGTTGACCACTTCACCTATGCCTTTATGGGTGACGGCTGCATGATGGAAGGCATCTCCCATGAAGCCTGCTCCCTGGCCGGTACGCTGAAACTGGGCAAACTGATTGCGTTCTACGATGACAACGGCATCTCCATCGATGGCCATGTTGAAGGCTGGTTCACCGATGACACCGCGAAACGCTTTGAAGCTTACGGCTGGCATGTAGTGCGCGGCATTGACGGCCACGATGCGGACGCCATCAAACGTGCGGTGGAAGAAGCCCGTGCTGTCACCGATAAACCGTCGCTGCTGATGTGCAAAACCATCATCGGTTTCGGTTCGCCGAACAAAGCCGGTACCCACGATTCCCACGGCGCGCCGCTGGGCGATGCTGAAATCGCCCTGACCCGCGAAGCGCTCGGCTGGAAATACGCGCCGTTTGAAATCCCGTCTGAAATCTATGCGCAGTGGGATGCGAAAGAAGCCGGTCAGGCCAAAGAAGCGGCGTGGAACGACAAATTCGCCGCTTATGCCAAAGCCTTCCCGCAGGAGGCCGCTGAATTTACTCGCCGTATGAAGGGCGAACTGCCGTCTGATTTCGATGCCAAAGCGCAGGCGTTTGTCGAGAAGCTTCAGGCTAACCCGGCGAAAATCGCCAGCCGTAAAGCGTCGCAGAATGCCATTGAAGCCTTCGGCCCGCTGCTGCCGGAATTCCTCGGCGGCTCCGCTGACCTGGCGCCATCCAACCTGACTCTCTGGTCCGGTTCGAAAGCGATTAACGAAGATACTGCCGGTAACTACATTCACTATGGCGTGCGCGAGTTCGGTATGACGGCGATTGCCAACGGTATCTCGCTGCATGGCGGTTTCCTGCCGTACACCTCGACCTTCCTGATGTTCGTCGAATATGCCCGTAATGCGGTGCGTATGGCGGCGCTGATGAAACAGCGCCAGGTGCTGGTTTACACCCACGACTCCATTGGCTTGGGCGAAGACGGCCCGACGCACCAGCCGGTCGAGCAGGTGGCTTCCCTGCGCCTGACCCCGAACGTCAGTACCTGGCGTCCGTGTGACCAGGTGGAATCCGCAGTGGCATGGAAATATGGCGTTGAACGTGCAGACGGTCCGACGGCGCTGATCCTCTCCCGTCAGAACCTGGCGCAGCAGGAGCGTACGGCACAGCAACTGGCAGATGTCGCCCGTGGCGCCTACGTGCTGAAAGAGAGTGCCGGTCAGCCGGAACTGATCCTGATCGCTACCGGCTCCGAAGTGGAACTGGCGGTCGCTGCTTATGAAAAACTGACTGCCGAAGGCGTGAAGGCGCGCGTGGTTTCCATGCCGTCGACCGACACCTTCGACAAACAGGATGCGGCATACCGTGAATCTGTGCTGCCGAAAGCAGTTTCTGCGCGTGTGGCTATCGAAGCCGGCATTGCGGACTTCTGGTACAAATATGTCGGCCTGAACGGCGCGGTAGTGGGCATGACCACCTTCGGCGAATCTGCTCCGGCAGAACTGCTGTTTGAAGAGTTTGGTTTCACCGTTGACAATGTGGTGGCAAAAGCGAAAGCGCTGCTGTAA
- a CDS encoding phage antirepressor KilAC domain-containing protein, which translates to MIIPGDNLNSQPVLATISSREIAKLTGVTHGEVKRMVKSLETAQRLSQPVNEHSYEREGEMRQEFLLNKRDSLLTVSRLSPAFTAEMLDRWQEKEKLISLPDFTNPAAAARAWAEQYEKRQRAEELLALSAPKAEFFDRYVRVEESLGFRQLCKMLRVKESLFRSFLLERNIMQRVNGALMPQPYHIDAGYFTVHDGVGENKRSWSQARFTAKGVKWVADLWAKQLSSLPVEMPREERAEPKAPEHSWF; encoded by the coding sequence ATGATAATTCCTGGTGACAATCTCAATTCTCAGCCAGTGTTGGCAACAATCAGCAGCCGTGAAATTGCAAAATTGACAGGCGTGACGCATGGCGAAGTGAAGCGGATGGTCAAAAGTCTGGAAACCGCGCAGCGGCTCTCCCAGCCGGTGAACGAGCACTCGTACGAGCGAGAAGGCGAGATGCGACAAGAATTTTTGCTTAATAAACGCGACTCATTGCTGACGGTTTCACGCCTCTCACCGGCCTTTACGGCAGAGATGCTCGATCGCTGGCAGGAGAAAGAGAAGCTTATCAGTCTGCCCGATTTTACGAATCCTGCCGCCGCAGCGCGCGCCTGGGCTGAGCAGTATGAAAAGCGTCAGCGAGCGGAAGAGTTGCTTGCTCTCTCAGCGCCAAAGGCGGAGTTCTTTGATCGCTATGTCAGGGTTGAAGAGTCGCTTGGTTTTCGTCAGCTTTGCAAGATGCTGCGCGTGAAAGAGTCTCTGTTCCGCAGCTTTCTGCTTGAGCGCAATATTATGCAGCGTGTAAACGGCGCGTTGATGCCACAGCCGTACCATATTGATGCAGGTTACTTCACCGTCCATGACGGTGTCGGGGAAAACAAACGTAGCTGGTCTCAGGCGCGTTTCACCGCGAAGGGTGTGAAGTGGGTGGCCGATCTGTGGGCTAAACAACTCTCTTCGCTGCCGGTTGAGATGCCGCGCGAAGAACGAGCCGAGCCGAAGGCGCCAGAGCATAGCTGGTTTTAA
- the metK gene encoding methionine adenosyltransferase, translating into MAKHLFTSESVSEGHPDKIADQISDAVLDAILEQDPKARVACETYVKTGMVLVGGEITTSAWVDIEEITRNTVREIGYVHSDMGFDANSCAVLSAIGKQSPDINQGVDRADPLEQGAGDQGLMFGYATNETDVLMPAPITYAHRLVERQAEVRKNGTLPWLRPDAKSQVTFQYDDGKIAGIDAVVLSTQHAEEIDQKSLQEAVMEEIIKPILPAEWLNASTKFFINPTGRFVIGGPMGDCGLTGRKIIVDTYGGMARHGGGAFSGKDPSKVDRSAAYAARYVAKNIVAAGLADRCEIQVSYAIGIAEPTSIMVETFGTEKVPTEQLTLLVREFFDLRPYGLIQMLDLLHPIYKQTAAYGHFGRETFPWEKTDKAALLREAAGL; encoded by the coding sequence ATGGCAAAACACCTTTTTACGTCCGAGTCCGTTTCTGAAGGGCATCCTGACAAAATTGCTGACCAAATTTCAGACGCCGTGCTGGATGCCATCCTCGAACAGGATCCGAAAGCGCGCGTAGCATGCGAAACCTATGTTAAAACCGGTATGGTGCTGGTTGGCGGTGAAATCACTACCAGCGCATGGGTCGATATCGAAGAGATCACCCGTAACACCGTGCGCGAAATCGGCTATGTGCACTCCGACATGGGCTTTGATGCCAACTCTTGTGCCGTACTGAGCGCCATTGGTAAGCAATCTCCGGACATCAACCAGGGTGTTGACCGTGCCGATCCGCTGGAACAGGGCGCTGGCGACCAGGGGCTGATGTTTGGTTACGCGACCAATGAAACTGACGTGTTAATGCCAGCACCGATCACCTACGCCCACCGTCTGGTAGAGCGTCAGGCTGAAGTGCGTAAAAACGGCACCCTGCCGTGGCTGCGCCCGGACGCAAAAAGCCAGGTCACTTTCCAGTATGATGATGGCAAAATCGCCGGCATCGATGCTGTCGTTCTGTCTACGCAGCACGCTGAAGAGATTGACCAGAAATCGCTGCAGGAAGCGGTTATGGAAGAGATCATCAAGCCGATCCTGCCAGCCGAGTGGCTGAACGCATCCACCAAATTCTTTATCAACCCGACCGGCCGTTTCGTTATCGGCGGCCCAATGGGCGATTGCGGTCTGACCGGCCGTAAAATCATCGTTGATACCTACGGCGGTATGGCTCGTCACGGTGGCGGCGCATTCTCCGGTAAAGATCCGTCGAAAGTGGACCGTTCCGCAGCGTATGCCGCACGTTACGTGGCGAAAAACATCGTTGCTGCGGGTCTGGCCGATCGTTGTGAAATTCAGGTTTCCTACGCTATCGGTATCGCAGAACCCACCTCCATCATGGTGGAAACCTTCGGTACGGAGAAAGTGCCGACCGAACAACTGACGCTGCTGGTCCGTGAATTCTTCGACCTGCGTCCGTACGGTCTGATCCAGATGCTGGATCTGCTGCACCCGATCTACAAACAAACCGCTGCATACGGTCACTTTGGTCGCGAAACTTTCCCATGGGAAAAAACCGACAAAGCCGCCCTGCTGCGTGAAGCTGCCGGCCTGTAA
- the loiP gene encoding metalloprotease LoiP, with product MKIRPLLFALGITTVLAGCQNMDSNAFLSSGAEAFQAYTLSDAQVKALSDDACKQMDSKATIAPASSTYSQRLTKIAAALGDNINGQPVNYKVYVAKDVNAFAMANGCIRVYSALMDMMTDNEVEAVIGHEMGHVALGHVKKGMQVALGTNAIRAAAASAGGIVGSLSQSQLGALGEKLVNSQFSQRQESEADDYSYDLLRKRGINPAGLATSFEKLAKMEEGRQSSMFDDHPASAERAQHIRDRMAADGIK from the coding sequence ATGAAAATTCGCCCGCTTCTCTTTGCTCTGGGAATAACAACCGTCCTTGCCGGTTGCCAGAATATGGACTCAAATGCTTTTCTCAGCTCCGGCGCGGAGGCTTTTCAGGCCTATACGCTGAGCGATGCGCAAGTAAAAGCATTAAGCGATGACGCCTGTAAACAGATGGACAGCAAAGCAACCATCGCGCCCGCCAGCAGCACCTACAGCCAGCGCCTGACTAAAATTGCTGCAGCGCTCGGCGATAACATCAACGGCCAGCCGGTCAACTACAAGGTTTACGTGGCAAAAGACGTGAATGCTTTTGCCATGGCAAACGGCTGTATCCGCGTCTACAGCGCGCTGATGGATATGATGACCGACAACGAAGTTGAAGCGGTGATTGGTCACGAAATGGGCCACGTTGCGCTGGGCCATGTGAAAAAAGGGATGCAGGTGGCGCTGGGCACTAATGCGATACGCGCAGCCGCAGCATCGGCAGGCGGTATCGTCGGCAGCCTGTCGCAGTCGCAGCTCGGCGCACTGGGCGAAAAACTGGTCAATTCACAATTTTCCCAGCGCCAGGAATCCGAAGCGGATGACTACTCCTACGATCTGTTGCGCAAACGCGGCATTAACCCGGCAGGGCTGGCGACCAGCTTTGAGAAACTGGCAAAAATGGAAGAGGGTCGGCAGAGTTCGATGTTTGACGATCACCCGGCATCGGCGGAGCGTGCGCAGCATATTCGCGATCGCATGGCCGCAGACGGAATTAAATAA
- the yqgB gene encoding acid stress response protein YqgB, translating into MKKKPVAQAWCWAEIRLSQAVYGLLSLCVTAIVVNYFIPVSLRASAIAQRDVRRVYTFID; encoded by the coding sequence ATGAAAAAGAAACCGGTCGCACAGGCGTGGTGTTGGGCTGAAATCAGGCTAAGCCAGGCTGTTTATGGGTTGTTATCGCTATGTGTCACTGCGATAGTAGTCAACTATTTTATACCTGTGTCTCTTCGCGCTTCGGCAATCGCTCAGCGTGATGTGCGCAGGGTATACACTTTTATAGATTGA
- a CDS encoding OprD family outer membrane porin yields the protein MKKQLSLLALSIMLAAPVFASQQSSSQGFIDDSHLDLFLRNAYINRDYRSGADNKAEWGQGFITTFQSGFTQGLVGFGVDGIAQYGVRLDGGRGRSGAGGIDFFAQDNDGKAKSDLAKFGATAKMRISNTVLSYGTQRPELPILNADSSRLLYETYTGTMLTSKEVEGLEVNAGYFTDEQRKSDDSHNTGLKSLSFGGASYQFNDQFSGALYASRVEDVLNKQYLGLNFKQPFSTGQQVVLDFNGYNSRLDQGYADSQNTGRSNSIWSLAASYIWDIHTFKLAYQQSSGSTGYHYGSYKNVGGVGDGGNTIWLANSYWSDFNGEDERSWQASYGLDFAGLGLPGLSWTTAYVRGDNIKTAETSNGKEHEWFNQLQYQVQSGPAKDLKLKVRYSVLRVSGNASDYNIGGNEVRLYAEYPFNVF from the coding sequence GTGAAAAAACAATTATCCTTACTCGCTTTAAGTATTATGCTGGCAGCTCCGGTATTTGCCAGTCAGCAATCCTCCAGCCAGGGTTTTATTGACGACAGTCATTTAGATCTCTTTTTACGCAATGCTTATATCAATCGTGATTATCGCAGCGGCGCAGATAATAAAGCGGAATGGGGGCAGGGATTTATTACTACCTTTCAATCCGGCTTCACTCAGGGATTGGTAGGTTTTGGTGTTGACGGCATTGCGCAATACGGAGTACGCCTCGACGGCGGCCGTGGCCGCAGCGGCGCAGGCGGTATCGACTTCTTTGCTCAGGATAATGATGGCAAAGCAAAATCCGATCTGGCGAAATTTGGTGCGACCGCCAAAATGCGCATCTCCAATACCGTACTGAGCTATGGTACCCAGCGCCCGGAACTGCCCATCCTGAATGCCGACAGCTCCCGTTTACTCTACGAAACCTATACCGGTACGATGCTGACCTCGAAAGAGGTTGAGGGTCTGGAAGTGAACGCCGGTTACTTCACGGATGAGCAGCGTAAAAGTGATGACAGCCACAACACCGGGCTGAAAAGCCTGAGCTTCGGCGGTGCCAGCTATCAGTTTAACGATCAGTTCAGCGGTGCGCTCTATGCATCCCGCGTGGAAGACGTACTGAATAAGCAGTACCTCGGTCTGAATTTTAAACAGCCGTTCAGCACCGGTCAGCAGGTGGTTCTGGATTTCAACGGTTATAACTCGCGTCTGGATCAGGGTTACGCAGATAGCCAGAATACCGGCCGCAGCAACAGCATCTGGAGCCTGGCCGCCAGCTACATTTGGGATATTCACACCTTCAAACTGGCGTACCAACAGAGCAGCGGCAGCACCGGCTATCACTACGGCAGCTACAAAAACGTGGGCGGCGTTGGCGATGGTGGCAACACTATCTGGCTGGCGAACTCCTACTGGTCTGATTTTAACGGTGAAGATGAGCGTTCGTGGCAGGCGTCTTACGGGCTGGATTTTGCCGGTCTCGGCTTACCGGGTCTGAGCTGGACGACCGCCTATGTGCGCGGCGACAACATCAAAACCGCCGAAACCAGCAACGGTAAAGAGCATGAATGGTTCAACCAGCTTCAGTACCAGGTGCAGAGTGGTCCGGCGAAAGATCTGAAACTAAAAGTGCGCTACTCCGTACTGCGCGTTTCCGGCAATGCCAGCGATTACAATATTGGCGGCAATGAAGTTCGTCTCTACGCAGAATATCCGTTCAACGTATTCTGA